The Oxobacter pfennigii genome has a segment encoding these proteins:
- a CDS encoding RluA family pseudouridine synthase — MTKDLLKYIAVQEDDGVRLDSILKNKLNLSRRIITGMKKNNSIYVNGEAAFTNLKVKKGDEISVNLLKDESQNIEAQNIPIEIVFEDADLLIVNKQPGMVVHPTKGHPIGTLSNGVIYHWRQRNENTIVRLVNRLDRDTSGLVMIAKNQFCHQAMAKQMDNNTVEKIYCTVVHGILDKNDGTIDQPIDRPFYDSIKREVMEKGQRAVTHYKTIEILNDASLLEVRLETGKTHQIRVHLSFLGHPLYGDTLYGEENDDAQYIKRQALHAYKLSFNHPRTGEKMTVTADIPEDINVLIQKLREKHI; from the coding sequence ATGACAAAGGATTTGCTTAAATATATTGCAGTGCAGGAAGATGATGGGGTAAGACTTGACAGCATATTAAAAAACAAGCTTAACCTGTCAAGAAGAATCATAACAGGCATGAAGAAAAACAATTCAATATATGTAAACGGGGAAGCAGCATTTACAAACTTAAAGGTAAAAAAAGGCGATGAGATATCCGTCAATTTATTAAAGGATGAAAGCCAGAATATTGAGGCTCAAAATATCCCCATTGAAATTGTTTTTGAAGATGCCGACCTTCTGATTGTAAACAAACAGCCGGGAATGGTAGTACATCCGACAAAAGGCCATCCTATAGGCACTCTTTCAAACGGTGTGATTTATCACTGGAGACAAAGAAATGAAAATACAATAGTAAGGCTTGTAAACAGGCTGGACAGGGATACCTCCGGCCTTGTCATGATTGCAAAAAACCAGTTTTGCCATCAGGCCATGGCAAAACAGATGGATAATAATACTGTTGAAAAAATATACTGCACTGTGGTTCACGGCATATTGGATAAAAATGACGGAACCATAGACCAGCCTATTGACAGGCCCTTCTATGATTCCATCAAAAGAGAAGTTATGGAAAAGGGACAGCGTGCAGTCACCCATTATAAAACCATAGAGATTTTAAACGATGCCTCCCTTTTAGAAGTCAGGCTGGAAACAGGCAAAACTCACCAGATAAGGGTGCACCTTTCATTTTTAGGCCATCCCCTATACGGAGACACCTTGTACGGTGAAGAAAATGACGATGCCCAATATATAAAAAGGCAGGCATTGCATGCTTATAAATTATCCTTCAATCATCCAAGAACAGGAGAAAAAATGACTGTCACGGCAGATATACCTGAGGATATCAATGTATTGATACAAAAATTAAGAGAAAAAC